Proteins encoded together in one Kingella oralis window:
- a CDS encoding ESPR-type extended signal peptide-containing protein yields the protein MNKTYRVVWNESTNTWVAVQETAKAHGKSASGSVHGIAVGLLERAGIKIPRFAASTMLLVLTATAGYAHAGPGIYINDGQDVNCTLLPDGSNAVPYAIQPGNPQQVSTPLQGVGSVSVYNAADVGLTSSYNPCNSRTTAGSEAHDKQTNRTLFYGDKNHTASETENGAKNLTLGGRLDVNSGIIGLGDRGTNGTNATNSIRIGTGVTLDDANKQTNSIAIGVDTKATVLDAVSIGAGAEASDTHGVGKVTAIGYSAKATDAHATALGAFSNAATDGSVAVGFESKSEGVGSVAMGRGSVSGSSGVDYTTAVGFQSQAGGYGAIAVGSGAQATVQDAAAFGHDSRATLKNSVALGNGSTTAVNAQGVESATIGSVTYGGGANKFAGSTNIAAGDQVSIGSAGNERQIKHVAAGAITASSTDAINGSQLYQITDGLQKSIANIPSNNTHFYSVQGASGDNNYNNDGAVANKSMAVGNGAKAQGVSSIAIGNATVAAASASNSQSEGAIAIGDTSYASGRHALALGQGRAEEHNAVAVGSNARAAATSSTAIGTSAVASDAHTIAIGSAANSAAANGIAIGRDSATTMSAPGSVALGYGSQATRRAIVAGSVATSTTPTVASNQVFALDASSDTDKANIRETVKGGSGAVSVGTQNDTRQIINVAAGTEDADAVNVAQLKSVANLIKNNTPTKVGPAAGSPVKVENKGSASAPNYELDLTDAAKGSLKKADTAMQKFKVATVAAKGGTASAGEEVGNGETLTFKAGDNVSIAQQGKEITINATGTGASKVEAVSGSPISVAGTGTATDPYKVGINTVALSNTTTGAVNLPATNDAGKLVTANEIAKAINNSGFVVTSGKTGSGQVTGSTDEVVNPGEKVKFTAGDGIKIAQNNGEFVISNTGTGSGTMPTFADGRGTVANVSTTGGVTTVKFDTPLSYTDAAGALSNTPSNTVNLVGANTSNPVTLGNVAAGVKNNDAVNVSQLKANGFNVAVAHTGTGTSSDSTPSGATGAADKKIVGDETLTFEAGNGINVSQNGGKITITNTGSGAGGSGNTHYYSVQSAQTAAGSNYNNDGATGNNSMAMGPFAKANARNDIAIGHQAGALSGEGPISGGNGERVTIGSNATVGSNQAISVNAGGSLGTVNLAVKSVGQSVAIGGGTGAQPENRTYAYGDQSLAIGSDTLAYGDSSVAIGGDDLNRAGSQQISYTDPTNGNQVNGTVRQAYQALTGDTMQNGVYIKTASKQAGVSVGVQAQSGDLGVALGAKSTASGTASTAIGTGASANKDNAIALGAGSKTNTNATQVTSATVGGLTYGNFAGNSSIAVGDQVSVGNTGFERQIKHVAPGEISAASTDAINGSQLYATQKTLGNVGNTVKTILGGNAAIDADGNITMSNIGGTGQNTIHDAIQAAKTKVQAADNSPVTVTGTGSSTDPYKVGVNTVTLAPATGTDAGKVAAPATGDAGKLVTAGDIANAINSSGFKATAGGNTTGATPTQELIKAGDTLTLKAGNGLTVEQSGSTFTYALNAQQITQNAQTPVVYTKADGSKVYKHTDGNFYSQPNGAGTQVAAGDVIASMNAGDNTTSTPTTLANVKGNLADAATATANPANNSRSDFAGKGNNAATVNDVLNAGFNVQGNGVAKDFVTHGDTINFVNGQGTVANVTSTNGVTEVKFDTPLSYVDNAGNNSSTPSNSVKLVGSDPSKGVKLGNVAEGVNDTDAVNVAQLNAAKTKVQAADNSPVTVTGDGSTANPYKVGVNTVTLTAPATGTDAGKVTVPTGTDAGKLVTAGDIANAINRSGFKATAGGNTTGATPTQELIKAGDTLTLKAGDGLTVEQSGSTFTYALNAQQITQNAQTPVVYTKADGSKVYKQPDGTFNTKADGSGTAVQPADIIASMQGADGATTATPATKDPDTGIMTMAGGTTLNNVASAGDITNPANAYRAVNAGDLNNSVQKLVNNGFKIDADNGTADTVKLGETVKYAGDGNITTTVSNNQIGFKLANTVTIGDAATGGKPVKIDGTAGTVTGLTNITWDPATTPITSGRAATEDQLLAVANAANSAGAGFTIAGNSKAAGVTTADETIKAGETLSIKGTGTGAFTDYDSSNIQTQVGANGEVTVGLKKDLNVNSVTAGNTKVDNGGITITNPTDPSKNVSLTGNGLNNGGNTITNVGDGVNDTDAVNVRQLKAAQTNVNNLTNNVIGTDKPNITTYDVHGNVADNQNTVVEAINNMNTGGIKFFHVNDGTGSQNTAGTLSHPEDSSAKGNYGAAVGYQAKADGESSVAFGKGAQATGKNTIAIGTGNVVTGEGSGAIGDPTTITGRGTYSVGNNNGTISANEAGVFGNNNTLTGNSSRIIGNSSTVTTTDTFVMGNNSTSNVANSVVLGSNAAATSAATASSAGTTTYASSVINGTTYNYAGATPTGVVSVGNVGAERRVQNVAAGLISADSTDAINGSQLYATNSAINALQTGAAGIVQYSNGNVQPNGGTPTNHVTMVGADQNAPVTVHNVAAGVAPTDAVNVSQLQGVAGQINKVADEADAGTAAAMAAAGLPQAYLPGKSMVAVSGSTYRGKQGYAVGFSAINDGGNWIVKGIATGNSKGKFGATIGAGYQW from the coding sequence ATGAATAAGACATATCGTGTTGTTTGGAATGAAAGCACCAACACTTGGGTGGCTGTGCAGGAAACAGCTAAGGCGCATGGCAAATCTGCATCGGGCAGTGTTCATGGTATTGCTGTGGGCCTTTTGGAGCGAGCAGGCATTAAAATCCCCCGATTTGCTGCTTCTACAATGCTGCTGGTTCTGACTGCTACTGCTGGGTATGCCCACGCAGGCCCGGGAATTTATATCAATGATGGGCAGGATGTTAACTGTACTCTCCTTCCTGATGGTTCTAATGCTGTTCCTTATGCGATACAGCCGGGTAACCCTCAACAGGTTTCAACTCCTTTGCAGGGGGTAGGAAGTGTGTCGGTGTATAACGCCGCCGATGTTGGCCTAACATCTTCATATAATCCGTGTAATTCGCGCACTACTGCTGGCAGTGAGGCGCATGATAAGCAAACCAACCGTACTTTGTTTTACGGTGATAAAAATCATACTGCAAGCGAGACTGAAAATGGCGCTAAAAACCTCACTCTTGGCGGCCGCCTAGATGTGAATAGTGGCATTATCGGCTTAGGCGATCGTGGAACCAATGGAACAAATGCAACCAACAGCATCCGTATCGGGACGGGGGTGACTTTGGATGATGCCAACAAGCAAACAAATTCAATCGCTATCGGTGTGGACACTAAGGCAACCGTTTTGGATGCTGTTTCGATTGGTGCAGGTGCGGAGGCTTCTGATACTCATGGTGTGGGGAAAGTAACCGCAATTGGTTATTCTGCTAAAGCCACTGATGCACATGCTACGGCGCTTGGTGCTTTTTCCAACGCTGCAACAGACGGTTCTGTGGCAGTAGGTTTTGAGTCGAAGTCTGAGGGCGTGGGCTCTGTTGCAATGGGGCGCGGCAGTGTGTCAGGCAGTTCTGGCGTTGATTACACTACTGCGGTTGGTTTTCAGTCACAGGCTGGCGGCTATGGCGCGATTGCAGTGGGCTCCGGTGCGCAGGCAACTGTGCAGGATGCTGCCGCTTTTGGTCATGATTCCAGAGCTACTTTGAAAAACTCTGTTGCTTTGGGCAACGGCAGCACGACTGCTGTGAATGCACAGGGCGTGGAAAGTGCCACCATTGGAAGTGTGACTTATGGTGGTGGTGCAAATAAATTTGCCGGCTCTACAAATATTGCCGCCGGCGATCAGGTTTCAATCGGTAGTGCGGGCAACGAGCGCCAAATTAAACATGTGGCTGCCGGCGCGATCACGGCAAGCAGTACTGATGCCATCAACGGCAGCCAACTTTATCAGATAACGGACGGCTTGCAGAAAAGTATTGCCAATATTCCGAGCAACAACACTCACTTTTACAGCGTGCAAGGTGCTTCTGGCGACAACAACTACAACAATGACGGCGCAGTCGCCAACAAATCCATGGCAGTCGGCAACGGCGCAAAAGCACAGGGCGTAAGCTCCATTGCCATTGGCAATGCCACCGTGGCTGCCGCATCCGCCAGCAATTCACAATCCGAAGGTGCTATTGCTATTGGCGACACTTCTTACGCCTCAGGTCGCCACGCTTTGGCGCTGGGACAAGGGCGTGCAGAAGAACATAACGCCGTTGCCGTCGGTTCAAATGCGCGTGCTGCGGCAACATCTTCCACCGCTATCGGCACTAGCGCAGTTGCATCCGATGCACACACTATTGCCATCGGTAGTGCGGCAAACAGTGCTGCAGCGAACGGCATTGCTATCGGTCGCGACAGCGCAACAACCATGAGCGCACCTGGTTCCGTTGCTTTGGGATACGGCTCACAGGCAACACGCCGCGCAATCGTTGCAGGCTCTGTCGCCACTTCCACCACACCAACCGTGGCGTCAAACCAAGTATTTGCCTTGGATGCTTCCAGCGATACCGATAAAGCCAATATCCGCGAAACAGTAAAAGGCGGCAGCGGCGCAGTGTCTGTCGGTACACAAAACGATACCCGCCAAATCATCAATGTGGCAGCAGGTACGGAAGATGCAGATGCAGTAAACGTGGCACAGTTGAAATCAGTTGCTAACCTGATTAAAAACAACACGCCGACCAAAGTCGGCCCCGCCGCGGGCAGCCCCGTGAAAGTGGAAAACAAAGGTTCTGCAAGCGCACCCAACTACGAGCTTGATCTCACCGATGCTGCAAAAGGCAGCCTGAAAAAAGCTGACACCGCCATGCAAAAATTTAAAGTGGCAACAGTTGCCGCTAAGGGTGGCACAGCTTCCGCAGGCGAAGAAGTAGGTAACGGTGAAACATTAACCTTCAAAGCAGGCGACAACGTAAGCATTGCTCAACAAGGCAAAGAAATCACCATCAACGCCACAGGCACAGGCGCAAGCAAAGTAGAAGCCGTTTCAGGCAGCCCTATTTCCGTAGCAGGCACAGGCACAGCAACCGACCCCTACAAAGTTGGCATAAACACCGTTGCATTGAGCAACACTACTACTGGCGCAGTAAATCTGCCCGCTACAAACGATGCAGGCAAACTGGTTACCGCTAACGAAATCGCCAAAGCGATTAACAACTCTGGTTTTGTGGTTACTTCGGGCAAAACGGGCTCAGGTCAAGTAACTGGCTCAACTGATGAAGTTGTAAATCCTGGTGAAAAAGTGAAATTCACTGCGGGCGATGGCATCAAAATTGCCCAAAACAATGGCGAATTTGTTATCAGCAATACAGGCACAGGCTCTGGCACAATGCCAACGTTTGCAGACGGGCGCGGTACGGTTGCCAATGTCAGCACAACGGGCGGCGTAACCACCGTGAAATTTGACACGCCATTAAGCTACACCGATGCAGCGGGTGCGCTGAGCAACACACCAAGCAACACCGTGAACTTGGTGGGCGCGAATACAAGCAATCCTGTTACCTTGGGCAACGTGGCTGCTGGTGTGAAAAACAATGATGCGGTGAATGTGTCTCAACTGAAAGCCAATGGCTTTAACGTGGCCGTGGCGCATACAGGCACAGGTACGTCTAGCGATAGCACACCTAGCGGCGCAACAGGTGCTGCCGATAAGAAAATTGTGGGTGATGAAACGCTGACATTTGAAGCCGGCAACGGCATTAACGTGTCGCAAAACGGCGGCAAAATCACCATTACCAACACCGGCAGCGGTGCAGGTGGCAGCGGTAACACGCATTATTACAGCGTTCAATCTGCTCAAACGGCCGCAGGCAGCAACTACAACAACGATGGCGCGACTGGCAACAACTCAATGGCAATGGGTCCATTTGCTAAGGCAAATGCACGCAACGATATTGCTATCGGTCATCAAGCAGGTGCTTTGAGTGGTGAAGGACCTATTAGTGGAGGAAATGGCGAACGTGTGACGATTGGTTCTAATGCAACAGTTGGTTCTAATCAAGCTATTAGCGTGAATGCAGGTGGCTCTTTGGGCACGGTTAATCTGGCAGTGAAATCAGTTGGGCAATCGGTTGCGATTGGTGGTGGGACTGGTGCGCAGCCTGAAAACCGCACTTATGCTTATGGCGACCAATCTTTGGCGATAGGTAGTGATACGCTGGCGTATGGTGATAGTTCTGTTGCGATTGGTGGTGATGATTTGAACAGAGCAGGTAGCCAACAAATCAGCTATACCGACCCGACCAATGGCAACCAAGTCAATGGCACAGTACGTCAAGCCTATCAAGCCTTAACAGGCGACACAATGCAAAATGGCGTGTACATCAAAACCGCTTCTAAACAAGCGGGTGTGTCTGTTGGTGTGCAAGCCCAGTCTGGCGATTTGGGCGTGGCATTGGGTGCTAAATCTACCGCATCAGGCACAGCCAGCACTGCAATCGGCACAGGCGCATCAGCCAATAAAGACAATGCCATTGCTTTGGGCGCAGGCAGTAAAACCAATACCAACGCCACCCAAGTTACTTCCGCCACGGTTGGTGGTTTAACTTATGGCAACTTTGCGGGCAATAGTTCAATAGCCGTGGGCGACCAAGTATCAGTTGGTAATACAGGCTTTGAACGTCAAATCAAACACGTTGCACCAGGGGAAATTTCTGCCGCGAGCACCGATGCCATTAACGGCAGCCAACTGTACGCCACCCAAAAAACATTGGGTAATGTTGGTAACACGGTTAAAACTATCTTGGGTGGCAATGCTGCAATAGACGCTGACGGCAATATTACGATGAGCAATATTGGTGGCACAGGTCAAAACACCATTCACGATGCGATTCAGGCTGCCAAAACCAAAGTTCAGGCTGCCGATAACAGCCCAGTAACCGTAACCGGCACAGGTTCCAGCACCGACCCATATAAAGTAGGTGTGAACACTGTAACTCTTGCTCCCGCAACTGGTACTGATGCAGGCAAAGTAGCCGCACCCGCCACAGGTGATGCAGGCAAACTGGTAACCGCAGGCGATATTGCCAACGCCATTAACAGCAGCGGCTTTAAAGCCACCGCAGGCGGCAATACTACTGGCGCAACACCAACGCAAGAGCTAATTAAAGCAGGCGATACGCTGACTCTGAAAGCAGGCAATGGTTTGACCGTAGAACAAAGCGGCAGCACATTCACTTACGCTTTGAATGCACAGCAAATCACTCAAAATGCGCAAACGCCTGTGGTGTACACCAAAGCCGATGGCAGCAAAGTGTATAAACACACAGACGGCAACTTCTACAGCCAACCTAATGGCGCAGGTACGCAAGTAGCGGCTGGTGATGTCATCGCTTCAATGAACGCAGGCGACAACACCACTTCAACCCCAACCACCTTGGCAAACGTGAAAGGCAATTTGGCTGATGCTGCAACTGCAACAGCTAACCCAGCCAATAACAGCCGTAGCGATTTCGCAGGCAAAGGCAATAATGCCGCTACTGTAAACGATGTGCTGAACGCAGGCTTTAACGTACAAGGCAATGGCGTAGCCAAAGACTTTGTTACTCACGGCGATACCATCAACTTTGTTAATGGACAAGGTACAGTAGCCAATGTAACCAGCACCAATGGCGTAACCGAAGTGAAATTCGACACCCCATTGAGCTATGTGGATAACGCAGGCAACAACAGCAGCACACCAAGCAACAGCGTTAAATTGGTAGGCAGCGACCCAAGCAAAGGCGTTAAATTGGGTAATGTAGCCGAAGGTGTGAACGACACCGATGCCGTTAATGTGGCACAACTGAATGCCGCCAAAACCAAAGTTCAGGCTGCCGATAACAGCCCAGTAACCGTAACAGGTGATGGCAGCACAGCAAACCCATACAAAGTAGGCGTGAACACTGTAACCTTGACTGCACCCGCCACAGGTACAGATGCAGGCAAAGTAACCGTTCCTACTGGCACAGACGCAGGCAAACTGGTAACCGCAGGCGATATTGCCAACGCCATTAACAGAAGTGGCTTTAAAGCCACCGCAGGCGGCAATACTACTGGCGCAACACCAACGCAAGAGCTGATTAAAGCAGGCGATACGCTGACCCTGAAAGCAGGCGATGGTCTGACCGTAGAACAAAGCGGCAGCACATTCACTTACGCTTTGAATGCACAACAAATCACTCAAAATGCGCAAACACCTGTCGTTTACACCAAAGCCGATGGCAGCAAAGTGTACAAACAGCCTGATGGCACGTTTAACACCAAAGCCGATGGTTCAGGTACAGCCGTACAACCTGCTGACATCATTGCTTCAATGCAAGGTGCGGACGGCGCAACAACCGCCACTCCTGCCACCAAAGACCCTGATACAGGCATCATGACCATGGCGGGCGGCACAACGCTGAACAACGTGGCCAGCGCAGGCGACATCACCAACCCAGCCAATGCTTATCGTGCAGTCAATGCAGGCGATTTGAACAACAGCGTGCAAAAACTGGTGAACAACGGCTTCAAGATTGATGCTGATAACGGCACAGCGGACACCGTGAAACTGGGTGAAACCGTTAAATACGCGGGCGATGGCAACATCACTACCACCGTAAGCAACAATCAAATCGGCTTCAAACTGGCGAACACCGTTACCATTGGCGATGCTGCAACAGGTGGTAAACCCGTGAAAATTGACGGTACAGCAGGCACCGTAACAGGCTTGACCAACATCACTTGGGACCCTGCCACTACGCCGATTACCAGCGGTCGTGCCGCCACCGAAGACCAGTTGTTAGCCGTAGCCAATGCTGCTAATTCTGCTGGCGCAGGCTTCACCATTGCAGGCAACAGCAAAGCGGCGGGTGTAACCACAGCGGACGAAACCATTAAAGCAGGCGAAACGCTGAGCATTAAAGGCACAGGCACAGGCGCGTTTACCGATTACGACAGCAGCAACATTCAAACCCAAGTGGGCGCGAATGGCGAAGTAACCGTGGGTCTGAAAAAAGACTTGAATGTGAACAGCGTTACCGCGGGCAACACCAAAGTGGATAACGGCGGTATCACCATCACTAACCCAACCGACCCAAGCAAAAATGTGAGCCTAACAGGCAACGGCTTGAACAACGGTGGTAACACCATTACCAACGTGGGCGATGGCGTGAACGATACCGATGCCGTGAACGTGCGTCAGTTGAAAGCCGCGCAAACCAATGTGAACAATCTCACCAACAACGTGATTGGTACGGACAAACCCAACATCACTACTTATGATGTACACGGTAACGTTGCCGACAACCAAAACACCGTGGTTGAAGCGATTAACAACATGAACACTGGCGGTATCAAGTTCTTCCACGTGAACGATGGTACAGGCAGCCAAAACACCGCAGGTACATTGAGCCACCCAGAAGATTCGTCTGCCAAAGGCAACTACGGCGCGGCTGTGGGCTATCAAGCGAAAGCGGATGGCGAAAGCAGCGTGGCATTTGGTAAAGGCGCGCAAGCTACGGGCAAAAATACCATTGCGATTGGTACGGGCAACGTGGTTACCGGCGAAGGCTCTGGTGCGATTGGCGACCCAACCACCATCACAGGCCGCGGTACATACAGCGTAGGTAACAACAACGGCACCATTAGCGCGAACGAAGCAGGCGTGTTTGGTAACAACAACACGCTGACCGGTAACAGCAGCCGCATTATTGGTAACAGCAGCACCGTTACCACCACCGATACGTTTGTGATGGGTAACAACTCCACCAGCAACGTAGCGAACTCTGTGGTATTGGGCAGCAATGCCGCCGCCACTTCTGCAGCTACTGCATCTAGCGCAGGCACGACCACTTACGCTTCCAGCGTGATTAACGGCACGACCTACAACTACGCGGGCGCAACGCCAACAGGCGTAGTGAGCGTGGGCAATGTGGGCGCGGAACGCCGCGTGCAAAATGTTGCCGCTGGTTTGATTAGCGCAGACAGCACCGATGCGATTAACGGTAGCCAACTGTATGCCACCAACAGCGCCATCAATGCGTTGCAAACAGGCGCGGCGGGTATTGTTCAATACTCTAACGGCAATGTGCAACCCAACGGCGGCACGCCTACCAACCACGTTACTATGGTGGGCGCAGACCAAAACGCCCCTGTAACCGTGCATAACGTTGCCGCAGGTGTTGCGCCGACCGATGCAGTGAACGTATCGCAACTGCAAGGCGTGGCCGGGCAAATCAACAAAGTGGCGGATGAAGCCGATGCGGGCACAGCCGCAGCGATGGCCGCCGCAGGCTTGCCACAAGCCTACTTGCCAGGTAAGAGCATGGTTGCCGTTTCAGGCAGCACTTATCGCGGTAAACAAGGTTACGCGGTGGGCTTCTCTGCCATCAACGATGGCGGCAACTGGATTGTTAAAGGCATTGCCACAGGCAACAGCAAAGGCAAATTCGGTGCGACCATCGGCGCGGGTTATCAATGGTAA
- the zwf gene encoding glucose-6-phosphate dehydrogenase produces MSQTNFDMVIFGATGDLSMRKLLPSLYQAHAAGLLHPDARILGVSRSQFDTAQFLAKVETDSKIHIKHHFSDALWASFIKRIQYLSLNVSEPEHFAKLGEVVKARKETDNVIIYLSTAPKFFAPACENLAAVGLNADNVRIVLEKPLGTDLASSQAINADVARFFKEEQIYRIDHYLGKESLQNVLPLRFGNVFLEPIWHKDFVQSVQITIAEQLGVEERGEFYDITGALRDMVQNHLMQMLCFVAMERPKSLGADDVRDEKLKVVAALKPMTSADVDKNVVRGQYTASGSLKGYLQEHKVPADSRTETYVAIRAEVDTPRWQGVPFYLRTGKRMAARSAQIVLNFKPDAGSLFGSHANRLIISLQPDETVSLKWFVKQVGSGLNVAPAEMVLDMGKAVDGRRAEAYELLLREVIDGRLALFNRRDELEKAWEWVMPILDNWATSPVPPHGYPADSWGPEAARKLLARDGNLWVEEQG; encoded by the coding sequence ATGTCTCAAACCAATTTTGATATGGTTATCTTCGGCGCAACCGGCGATTTATCTATGCGCAAGCTGTTGCCCAGCTTGTATCAGGCGCACGCCGCAGGCTTGCTGCATCCCGATGCGCGCATTTTGGGCGTGTCGCGCAGCCAGTTTGACACCGCACAATTTTTGGCAAAAGTGGAAACCGACAGCAAAATCCACATCAAACACCATTTCAGCGACGCGCTTTGGGCTTCGTTTATCAAGCGCATTCAATATTTGTCTTTAAACGTGAGCGAGCCCGAACATTTTGCCAAGCTGGGCGAAGTAGTCAAAGCGCGCAAAGAAACGGATAACGTGATTATCTATCTTTCCACCGCGCCCAAATTCTTCGCCCCCGCCTGCGAAAACCTTGCCGCCGTGGGCTTGAACGCGGATAACGTGCGCATTGTGTTGGAAAAACCATTGGGCACGGATTTAGCCTCATCGCAAGCCATCAACGCCGATGTGGCGCGGTTTTTCAAAGAAGAACAGATTTACCGCATTGACCACTACCTCGGCAAAGAAAGCCTGCAAAACGTGTTGCCGCTGCGCTTTGGCAATGTGTTCCTTGAACCGATTTGGCACAAAGATTTCGTGCAGTCCGTGCAAATCACCATCGCCGAGCAGTTGGGCGTGGAAGAGCGCGGCGAGTTCTACGACATCACCGGCGCGTTGCGCGATATGGTGCAAAACCATTTGATGCAGATGCTGTGCTTTGTGGCGATGGAGCGCCCGAAATCGCTGGGCGCGGATGATGTGCGCGATGAGAAATTGAAAGTGGTTGCCGCGCTCAAACCGATGACTTCTGCCGATGTGGATAAAAACGTGGTGCGTGGGCAATACACCGCCTCAGGCAGCCTGAAAGGCTATTTGCAAGAGCATAAAGTGCCTGCCGATAGCCGCACAGAAACCTATGTTGCCATCCGCGCCGAAGTGGACACGCCGCGCTGGCAGGGCGTGCCGTTTTACCTGCGCACGGGCAAACGCATGGCAGCACGCAGCGCGCAAATTGTGTTGAACTTCAAACCCGATGCGGGCAGCTTGTTCGGCAGCCATGCCAACCGCTTAATCATCAGCTTGCAGCCCGATGAAACCGTGTCGCTCAAATGGTTTGTGAAACAAGTGGGCAGCGGCTTGAACGTAGCCCCCGCCGAAATGGTGTTGGACATGGGCAAAGCGGTGGACGGCCGCCGCGCTGAGGCTTATGAATTGCTGCTGCGCGAGGTGATTGACGGGCGTTTGGCGTTGTTTAACCGCCGCGACGAATTGGAAAAGGCTTGGGAATGGGTGATGCCGATTTTGGACAACTGGGCAACTTCGCCTGTGCCGCCGCACGGTTATCCTGCTGATAGCTGGGGGCCTGAGGCGGCGCGGAAACTACTGGCGCGGGATGGGAATTTGTGGGTGGAAGAGCAGGGGTGA
- a CDS encoding chloride channel protein: MRRLSRKSVPLLYLLIGSLLVAGVSMIFAQMAEFALEHNRHWVKTYPWFAWVALPLGLMLIAWLMRRFAPYTVGSGIPQVIASIVLPYGRTKKRALGFRETLLKVPLTFLGMLCGASIGREGPSVQVGAAVMASWGRWCKKHNLAFTGLQDNDLLAAGAAGGLAAAFNAPLAGVIFAIEELGRDVMLRWERQIFIGILAAGFAQVAIMGNHPYFSNFYAYGTEVKHLWLWVLAVALVCGVMGGLFSRLLFKGVGWVIPAAGWKAWVQRRPILLAGLMGLLLAAVGTISGGDAYGTGSAQVLEALHNQYHAPFGMSLWKWLATIFSYWAGIPGGIFTPCLTIGAMIGHDLAQLAGLGLGGNVLVLLGMVAFLSGATQSPLTASVVVMEMTGSQQLLVWMLMGGLVATAVSRQFSPKPFYHAAAARFRQRVAEECKAGK, from the coding sequence ATGCGGCGCTTGTCGCGAAAATCGGTGCCGTTGCTGTATTTGCTGATTGGTTCGCTGCTGGTGGCGGGGGTGTCGATGATTTTTGCGCAGATGGCGGAATTTGCTTTGGAGCACAATCGGCATTGGGTGAAAACTTATCCGTGGTTTGCTTGGGTGGCGTTGCCGCTGGGCCTGATGCTGATTGCTTGGCTGATGCGGCGGTTTGCGCCTTACACGGTGGGCAGCGGGATTCCGCAGGTGATTGCGTCGATTGTGCTGCCGTATGGGCGCACGAAAAAGCGGGCGCTGGGCTTTCGGGAGACGTTGTTGAAAGTGCCGCTGACGTTTTTGGGAATGCTGTGCGGGGCTTCTATTGGGCGGGAGGGGCCTTCGGTGCAGGTGGGGGCGGCGGTGATGGCAAGCTGGGGGCGGTGGTGCAAGAAGCACAATTTGGCGTTTACGGGCTTGCAGGATAACGATTTGCTGGCGGCAGGCGCGGCAGGGGGCTTGGCGGCGGCGTTTAACGCGCCTTTGGCGGGGGTAATTTTTGCGATTGAAGAGCTGGGGCGCGATGTGATGCTGCGCTGGGAACGGCAGATTTTTATCGGCATTTTGGCGGCGGGTTTTGCGCAGGTGGCGATTATGGGCAACCACCCGTATTTCAGCAATTTTTATGCGTATGGCACGGAGGTGAAGCATTTGTGGCTTTGGGTGCTGGCGGTGGCGTTGGTGTGCGGCGTGATGGGGGGCTTGTTTAGCCGTTTGCTGTTTAAAGGCGTGGGCTGGGTGATTCCTGCGGCGGGCTGGAAGGCTTGGGTGCAGCGTCGCCCGATTTTGCTGGCGGGGCTGATGGGGCTTTTGCTGGCAGCGGTGGGCACAATCAGCGGCGGGGATGCTTATGGCACGGGCTCGGCGCAGGTGTTGGAGGCGTTGCACAACCAATATCATGCGCCGTTTGGCATGTCGCTGTGGAAATGGCTGGCGACGATTTTTTCTTATTGGGCGGGCATCCCCGGTGGGATTTTTACGCCGTGTTTAACCATCGGTGCGATGATTGGGCATGATTTGGCGCAGCTCGCGGGCTTGGGGCTGGGCGGGAATGTGTTGGTGTTGCTGGGGATGGTGGCGTTTTTGTCGGGGGCAACGCAATCGCCGCTGACGGCAAGCGTGGTGGTGATGGAGATGACGGGCAGCCAGCAGCTTTTGGTGTGGATGCTGATGGGGGGCTTGGTGGCGACGGCGGTGTCGCGGCAGTTTTCGCCCAAGCCGTTTTACCATGCGGCGGCGGCGCGGTTTCGCCAGCGCGTGGCGGAGGAGTGTAAGGCGGGGAAATGA
- a CDS encoding GNAT family N-acetyltransferase, whose translation MTDFIIRTPRPEEAATMAEIEALGFTPAEAASLAQITARLAVFPEQFFVSEQDNRVVGFINGCSADTPHLPDKFYADARHHQPNGAYAFVFGLAVHPDYQRRGMAAALLNHYIAAMRERGKRGVVLTCKAHLLDYYRGFGFVHGGVADSEHGGAEWHEMTLLFSGR comes from the coding sequence ATGACTGATTTCATCATCCGAACCCCACGCCCCGAAGAAGCCGCCACAATGGCAGAAATTGAAGCCTTGGGCTTTACCCCCGCAGAAGCGGCGAGCCTCGCACAGATTACCGCGCGATTGGCGGTGTTTCCCGAGCAATTTTTTGTGTCAGAGCAAGATAACCGCGTGGTGGGCTTTATCAACGGCTGCTCGGCGGATACGCCGCATCTGCCCGACAAATTTTACGCCGATGCCCGCCATCATCAGCCCAACGGTGCGTATGCGTTTGTGTTTGGCTTGGCGGTGCATCCCGATTATCAGCGGCGCGGCATGGCGGCGGCGTTGCTCAATCATTACATCGCCGCCATGCGCGAGCGCGGCAAACGCGGCGTGGTGCTCACCTGCAAGGCGCATTTGCTGGATTACTATCGCGGCTTTGGCTTTGTGCACGGCGGCGTGGCGGATTCGGAACACGGCGGGGCGGAATGGCATGAGATGACGCTGCTGTTTAGCGGGCGTTGA